Sequence from the Deinococcus arcticus genome:
CAGAAAAGGCGCTCATCCTGAGACCGCGCGCTGTGGGCCTGTGCCCATGGCAGAGGTGAGGCCATACCCCTGATACGAGTTCCGAATAATTCCCTCATGTGTGACGGCATCGTTCCGACCGGAGGGACTCGCGGCACTGCGGAGCAGAGCAGGAACAGAGACGGAGTCGGGGAATGTACGGCAGTCCGTATGAGCAGGTGATCCTGACCCGTTGATCCAAGCGAAAGGGCCTTGCAGATGTCTGGGGACAGAGGGAAAGACGGAGCAGTTGATGGGCGCCGGGGAGAGCTGATTGGAGTCCAGGGCTACAGCGTCTCGTGGGCTGTCTGTCCGGCCACCCAGTGCTCCCCGGTGTCGTCACGCTCGTGTTTCCAGACCGGCACATGCACCTTCAGATGTTCAATGAGGAAGTCGCACGCTTCCAGCGCAGCCCGGCGGTGGGGACTGGCCACCCCGATCAGGATGCTGGCCTCGCCGGGGCGAAGGCGGCCCACCCGGTGCCAGAGATAGAGGCGTAAGTCACCGAAGCGCTCGCGGGCAGCCTGCGCTGCATGACGCATCACGTTCAGGGCCAGGGGCACGTAGCCCTCGTAGTCAATCCACTGCACCGTCTTACCCGCGTTGGGGCTGCGCACCGTTCCCACAAAGTAGGCCTGTGCGCCGTAAAGCGGCCGGACCAGAAAGGCGTCTGCGGCGGCCAGGCTCAGC
This genomic interval carries:
- a CDS encoding molybdenum cofactor biosynthesis protein MoaE, producing MQLNVVFFARLKRETGIEGLALHVPEGSDVRAVAAQIEAQLGVSLRGCMVAVNEQYALPDTALNPGDEVAFLPPVAGGSGEDDSTCCGVTDEPLSLAAADAFLVRPLYGAQAYFVGTVRSPNAGKTVQWIDYEGYVPLALNVMRHAAQAARERFGDLRLYLWHRVGRLRPGEASILIGVASPHRRAALEACDFLIEHLKVHVPVWKHERDDTGEHWVAGQTAHETL